ctgactaaagaaaaacacaacgtATAAAATCCTGATTCACGTCAAGAAAAAGGAATCAGAAGCTGAACAGGTTTCATCTTGTGTCATGCTGACTGCAGAGATTATGCTTGTGAAGGTTTACTACTTAGATAAAAGTAAAACTGTGAGTCTCTATGATGGCAGGAATTAGTTCATGATTTGCTGAGACCCTTTTGTATCACTTACAGCACCTACTGAATGTTTTTAACAGTGTGGtatgacacaaagaaaacttAACCCAGAGAAAGAAACCGTCCATATTATCCATCACTGTTGATTATATGGGTCCTTTCCGTGGTTTCCCTTgttatcaaacatgtttttttaacaaattcacTGACACCAACTCCTCCAGCTATTCTGGACTTGCGTTTAGAGTGGCCGTtgaattgaaaatgtatttatactCAACTTAAAAAGATCTTTGAAAATAACAGTTGCAGAACATGTAGTGATTCCTGCCACAAGCATTTAATAACCAGTACTCGACTTCAAaccatttgaaagaaaaaaaaatgaacagtgaaCACAGTACATAGGATGAACGTGTTTGCCCTGAGGCACTTGGTAGTGGCTGataaaagaattaaaaacacTACCTTTCCAGTAAAAGAAGCTCTGAAGATGGTCACAAAAGTACTCATACTTGCATTCAAATTGTCAATTTGAAAATAATGCACACGTGTGAGAGACCACCTACACTGACAATCGTGATCATTCTAGTGTTCGTCTAGAGTCGTAGTGTCTATTACAGTAACAATGTTGAATAGTAAAAATGCTACAGAGAAGGGTATAAGCACAATGTAGGGAATGAGTGAGAGGCAACTAAGACTTatgtatgttatgttttttgGGTCGGGAGATAAGAAAGAGACCAGAACAGATGGCCAGAAGGctagaggaggggaggaggagagacatgGGAGCTGGACATCAACATGGGAAAATCCTACTGGGGATAGTTGTTCTGTTGCCGGCGCTTCGCCGACCTCATTTTCTCAAAGCGGGACTCCATTTCCTCGAGGACTTTGGGGGTGTACCTTACTACCAGCTTCACTGTGCCCTGAGCTGCTTTGAGGAGTTCCACAGCTTTCTCATGGTGCTCGCCTTCAAcactctgggggaaaaaaaacagatatacTGTAATACAAGACACAGACATACAAGATTATTTTATGACTTTATAATCAAAAAGATATATACCATGGGTAATTGTTTATCTCACGATGCACTCAATATGTAGGAAGCAACAGTATTGCCTCAGTATTTTACAGGTACTGGGTATAGATGAACTGAATTGGATCAGTGCATCCCCAATGAGCTGtacacaaactgaaaatgaaatgcatgCCACACTTTGTATGTAGTGATTCTGTGAATTCAACGTACCACCCCATTAACAGAGAGAAGCTGGTCGCCTCTCTTCAGGCCGCCATGACGGTCAGCGATGCCTCCTGGGATGATCCGTGAGATGTAAATAGGGGAATTTTGCTCCTTTCCACCCATGATGTTGAAACCAAGACCTTCTTCCGTCTTCGGCAGTTCCACCACACGTGGATGTGAGTGACCCTCACTCGCTGCAAAAGCTGCCACAGTAGCCTACGAATGAACAAGTAgtgatgttaaaaaacaaatagtttGAAATTAAGAGTAGTTAAAAGGCCAGCTCAAGTCAAATGCTTGTATGGGAGATGACAACTTGGATGACGAGGGTCTACCTTGGCTGTTGCGTTGGCCCTGACCTCAGGACTGCTGTTGATGTCCACCGTTTCATACACATGTTCATACACCTGAGGAGACATTGTTGGGACAATAtgtcatcaccacatctcaaaGCAATCACATCAAATTCAGCCTTTCAAGTTTAACATCACAAGAGAAAACAGGAGGTAAGTGTTGTAAGAACAGCAAAGACCACGTCTCACTTCTCTGACAGCGTTACAGAATTCACTCTGTAAGACCCTCTGCAGCGCCTGCAGCTTCTGGGGGGGCACTTCCCCCGTCCTCTGGAGCTTATCAAGCAGTTCAATGGCACGGTTGATGTCTGTCAACGAGAGCAGAAATAGCACCATCAAGGTTTTCACTACTCTgcaaatagaaacatttaacactggacacacacacacacaacactggaAACTATCTATTAAAAGCAAAACTGGAATAAGCTTGTTGTCAATTAACACGTTTTTAATTAGTTGGAGACTAAATTTATCTTTTCCTTCAAAACACATGCTCTGATTAAAAGGGATTTGTCCCTGTGGAGAGAGTTGTCTTGACTTGGATAAAACAGTGTTGTTATTGCTGggtgacatggaccaaaattCTATCTAAATAAAAATTGACCTAACAGTTAATATTGATGATTatcacattaatatttattacaaGTTTAAAGATGGATTTTTGCTTcggagtgaaggttgtggtttaaTCTCTTCCCAaagagcagagaatgacaaacacttgatacaCAGCAGAACCTTTTTAATTGTATCACTATACAATGAACCTGTGTTATATATTATCAATTAAAATTATAATGCAATAATTTTGTATACGACTTTATTTCCCAGCCCTAATTGTTATGAAGCAACCCACAACATATCACGcttcatatttcatttcagaCGAATCATTAAGTCATTTTCCTCAAattttctgtctgtattttaaTCTATATTCCATTTGTGTCCCTTGTGTCTGCGAATTGCTAATGAGATCAACCTTCCTCAATATTTCCGTAGATCCAGAGACTCGCAGATGATTATTAAAcgtatgtatgtttgtgtaaatctgggttttctctgctgtgttagCAGACGCAGCAGATGCTAATGTCAGTGTTGCGTTATAAGATCGACTCAGGTTGAATAAACAATGCACTGAATTCCTCCTGCTCATCATCGCTGCTAACGACGATGGAGGCGGTGGAACTAAGTGAATGGAGCTCAGTGTGTTCGCTGCTGACTCTCATCGACCCTTTAACAAACCAGCTCGGTTCACTCCCTGTTTTAACTCATATTAGCCAGTTAGCTGCTGCGCAAAGTGAAGCGATATAACAGCAGAAACTGACGATAAAAATAGTTCGTTGCCAAAAAATACACGCAATTGACCAAAGCCGTTAAGTTGTCAGTAAGACATTGTTAGTGCAGTAAAATGTGGCTAAATAATAACGTATGCAGCCCGAAAGAACAACAATCAGCTGCATTAAGCGAATGGtggctaagctaggctaacgcCTCCCTGCTATCACAACAAATATTCCTGAGCTAACTCTAGCTAGCGCATTAACTTTACCTCTTTCCAGCCGCACAGGCTCCCCGAGCGATGCCATCCTGATGAGGTGAGGCTGTTTGGTGTCAGGTAGACGTTGCGTTAAACGCTAGATGTGGGGAAACTAAAGTTGGTAATCCTGGCTAACCTTACGCGTGCTTAACTCGGGCGATAAATCAGATAAGCCAAGTTAGCCGGCTAGGCTAGCTGCCAGTGTCACGGTGCGTTCACTAATCCTCGGAAAGGGGATGATAACCCCCGAGCTCAGCGTGTTATTTATGGCAGGAGCTGGATGTTCACGAGAGGACACTGAATGCATCTTTTGTAATTACTGTGAATCAGTGTTTAAACTATTGGttcagaatatttttttaaataaatcataacGCTAATAAGAAAACGTATTTATACTATTAATACAAAAGTAAAGGTTAAGTATGTAAGATTTAGCTGAAAGGTATCTTTGGCAGAAATTGacaataaaataatccttgtgatgttttcacgagaGTGTTTCATCTcaattgtacgaattgttgttttccttactatagaatgagccctttatatttaaatactttatatttacatcaggagcgggttctctctacggaggctgccatggtttttacagtagccttgactagacaaactaaacatcttttgagtctTTATGAGAACTGAAGACCACCataggttctctttcatgtttggaggggaAAGGTGATTTGAggagtattcagctgcaacatgtttAGATATCtctaaattatacacactgaacctttaatatataatacatatccCTATATGATAGTTTCACCCATATGGCCTTGTGTAGTCGACAAATCAAAgttatttctattcttgatgatatatatgtaaatccccacacacacacgggacatGGGGTGGTATGTCTATCTCAAGCGGGTCCTTTACCAGAGGCCTGGGAGTTTGAGGGTTCTGCGCAGTATGTTTGCAGTTCCTATGCCTGAGCTTTAGATGTTGTAACTGTGATCTACTGGCTGGAGCCACTCTCCTAGTTTGGGGCTCATTGCCTCTAATGCACCTACAACCACATGTATCACATTGAATTTCACCCTCCACATCTGTTGTAGCAGTTTTTTCAGCCCTTGGTACTTCTCGATCTTCTCGTGCTGCTTTTTCCTGATGTTACTGTCCGCTGGGATTGTGACATCTATCCATGGCCTTGTGTAGTCGACAAATCAAAGTTATT
This genomic stretch from Hippoglossus hippoglossus isolate fHipHip1 chromosome 3, fHipHip1.pri, whole genome shotgun sequence harbors:
- the lin7c gene encoding protein lin-7 homolog C — encoded protein: MASLGEPVRLERDINRAIELLDKLQRTGEVPPQKLQALQRVLQSEFCNAVREVYEHVYETVDINSSPEVRANATAKATVAAFAASEGHSHPRVVELPKTEEGLGFNIMGGKEQNSPIYISRIIPGGIADRHGGLKRGDQLLSVNGVSVEGEHHEKAVELLKAAQGTVKLVVRYTPKVLEEMESRFEKMRSAKRRQQNNYPQ